The following are encoded together in the Gopherus evgoodei ecotype Sinaloan lineage chromosome 17, rGopEvg1_v1.p, whole genome shotgun sequence genome:
- the XAF1 gene encoding XIAP-associated factor 1 — translation MEEESKFCKNCKRDVSAANFSLHEAHCMRFLAVCPECNEPIALKEMEKHQEEEHKQVRCKLCHQSMQKYLLENHESYECNERSLKCAFCELEMPFNKLQRHQEACGSRTELCWECNKYIMYKDLDKHKDICQNGKKLSSNGEMHYQPSEESARQTSILPPSGLSDNLCQQCNKCFPDDQYLQHLNECSPLSKLAEILASQSVTKSRPLPPSSLVTSPPRENAAIAWKDVRPKRKEKDLSSASRPSLKPLKNKKSAGRPAFTATVDPVLPKALEDPMTYDVLVTCSQCNILLPGPTLRKHERKCLRLASLQSLRRKPTWSPGKQEEPF, via the exons ATGGAGGAGGAGAGCAAGTTCTGTAAGAACTG TAAACGAGATGTGTCTGCTGCCAATTTCTCTCTCCACGAAGCCCACTGCATGCGATTTCTTGCTGTCTGTCCAGAGTGCAATGAACCTATTGCTCTAAAGGAGATGGAGAAGCATCAGGAAGAAGAACATAAGCAG GTCAGATGTAAACTGTGTCACCAAAGCATGCAGAAATACCTGCTGGAGAATCATGAG TCCTATGAATGTAATGAGCGATCACTGAAATGCGCATTCTGTGAACTGGAAATGCCCTTCAATAAGCTGCAGAGGCACCAGGAGGCCTGCGGTAGTCGCACGGAGCTCTGTTGGGAGTGTAACAAATACATCATGTACAAGGACTTGGACAAGCACAAAGACATTTGTCAGAATGGCAAGAAGCTATCCAGCAATGGTGAGATGCACTATCAACCCAGTGAGGAGTCTGCTCGTCAAACCTCCATTCTCCCACCCTCAG GTCTCAGTGACAATCTTTGTCAGCAGTGCAATAAGTGCTTCCCAGATGACCAGTACCTCCAACACCTA AATGAGTGTAGCCCACTCTCCAAACTCGCGGAGATTCTCGCCAGCCAGTCAGTTACAAAATCCCGCCCGCTCCCACCTTCCTCTCTGGTTACGTCTCCCCCCCGTGAGAATGCAGCCATAGCGTGGAAGGACGTTCGCCCGAAGCGGAAGGAAAAGGACTTATCTTCTGCGTCCAGGCCCTCCCTCAAGCCACTGAAGAACAAAAAGTCAGCAGGCCGCCCTGCTTTCACTGCCACAGTGGATCCTGTACTGCCTAAGGCTCTTGAAGACCCAATGACTTACGATGTGTTGGTGACCTGTTCCCAGTGCAATATCCTCCTCCCAGGTCCGACTCTAAGGAAGCACGAG AGAAAATGTCTGCGTCTAGCTTCTTTGCAAAGTCTCAGGAGGAAACCAACATGGAGTCCTGGAAAACAAG aggAGCCTTTCTGA